From Erigeron canadensis isolate Cc75 chromosome 8, C_canadensis_v1, whole genome shotgun sequence, one genomic window encodes:
- the LOC122578457 gene encoding putative transferase At4g12130, mitochondrial: MRFLKPSTITSRLLKPTNHLSSETPTSLNDVGPMASLLKTRTVVRLRGPDTIKFLQGMVTNDVRRFGGAAAGDEKSSLVTPNVPATSARSLYAAMLTPQGRFFCDMFLYEPPRADEKLDPTGSTGGPHRDEMTLLADVDCDVLDDLFATFNKFSVRSKVHYEHVGEEFSCWQRFGVDRHKKTPLSVEDPEGANVGWGGGIDLTGSSSSQGNNVGWQWHKDPRLDCLGFRGIFPSNSTPPMVEADTETDEGNYLLWRLERGVAEGSIEIPRGEAIPLEYNLAGLNAISFDKGCYVGQELVARSHHRGVIRKRLFPLKFLSESGAEIEQKVAPSSEVLALKSGKKAGTVTTAMGSCGLGLLRLEEALKGSGNLVINGQEDVKVEAIRPEWWPTEWYSEHEPRQAAG; the protein is encoded by the exons ATGAGGTTTTTAAAACCCTCTACCATCACCAGCCGGTTGTTAAAACCCACCAATCACTTGTCATCTGAAACACCCACCAGCCTTAACGATGTGGGTCCGATGGCATCTCTTCTGAAAACCCGAACCGTTGTCCGGTTACGGGGCCCCGATACAATCAAGTTCTTGCAAGGTATGGTAACAAACGACGTCCGTAGGTTTGGTGGGGCAGCTGCGGGTGATGAGAAATCGAGCTTGGTTACCCCCAATGTTCCGGCAACCTCTGCCCGCTCTCTCTACGCGGCCATGTTAACACCACAGGGGAGGTTTTTCTGCGATATGTTTTTGTACGAGCCGCCCCGAGCCGATGAGAAACTTGACCCCACCGGCTCAACTGGTGGACCCCACCGAGATGAGATGACTCTTCTTGCTGATGTGGATTGTGACGTGTTGGATGACCTGTTTGCGACTTTTAACAA ATTTAGCGTGAGGTCTAAGGTTCATTACGAGCATGTAGGCGAAGAATTCTCATGTTGGCAGCGTTTTGGTGTAGACCGCCATAAGAAGACACCTTTATCTGTAGAAGATCCCGAAGGTGCTAATGTTGGCTGGGGTGGTGGTATTGACCTAACTGGAAGCTCATCTTCACAAGGAAACAATGTTGGGTGGCAATGGCATAAAGATCCTCGCTTGGATTGCCTAGGATTCCGGGGAATCTTTCCTTCCAACTCAACAC CACCTATGGTTGAGGCTGATACAGAAACGGACGAAGGAAATTATCTTCTTTGGAGATTAGAGAGGGGAGTTGCGGAAGGCTCAATTGAGATCCCAAGAG GGGAGGCAATACCACTCGAGTACAATCTAGCTGGCTTAAATGCTATAAGTTTTGATAAAGGGTGTTATGTTGGTCAAGAACTCGTTGCTCGTTCCCATCACCGTGGGGTTATTCGCAAGCGCTTGTTTCCACTAAAGTTCCTGAGTGAATCAGGAGCAG AGATAGAGCAAAAGGTTGCTCCTAGTTCAGAAGTACTAGCATTGAAATCTGGTAAGAAAGCTGGAACAGTCACCACTGCTATGGGCTCATGTGGGCTTGGTCTGCTCAGGCTCGAGGAAGCCTTAAAAGGGTCTGGAAATTTAGTCATCAATGGACAGGAGGACGTGAAGGTGGAAGCAATCCGGCCTGAATGGTGGCCAACTGAGTGGTATTCAGAACATGAGCCACGACAAGCTGCTGGCTAG
- the LOC122611316 gene encoding IRK-interacting protein, with protein MAAAVASLCSSSSSSSNNTCSSLSPAAAAPPHHHHPFTPIQECEREGKEDEEEEDDDEQKKQNSVKLATAGTCGTPPHKNNNINYVHQPTPLHSTKKKKRSETSEDRGVSCNRCRPNISSRDKFSVVPLDTTTTAGRLSITSPNALFKSIFSSINVVKKSPASSSSSSSSCKSAHQGLITPPASKLEWKNHRAVAAELSQKLIHATKKRDEAVLEASRLKSSVTQLEKKLNKLEIYCHNLRSGLDDCANHHEPRIKIGDQDRVIEHFLVAVSESRSSMRHLTRSLTPQTQGLSDRIHQHLLLLQPPPTNPRLLVFYLEALLNRAFFQDFESPGFLRSGPNRTLNPIHRCQSNFDSFTRLKELTWEEVLNKGTKQFSEEFSRFCDRKMSEVVTILGWTRPWPEPLLQAFFGASKAVWLLHLLANSVHPGLPIFRVDKGVPFDSVYMEDFMGAGDQSKKSPTVRVMVEPGFYIYGNVVKCKVICRYHNHTAGLTNVSPNTNHS; from the exons ATGGCTGCTGCCGTTGCTTCCTTGTGTTCATCGTCATCGTCATCTTCTAATAATACTTGTTCCTCCCTTTctcctgctgctgctgctcctcctcatcatcatcatccttttACTCCT aTTCAAGAATGCGAAAGAGAAGGaaaggaagatgaagaagaagaagatgatgatgagcAGAAGAAGCAAAACAGTGTAAAATTAGCAACTGCTGGTACTTGTGGTACGCCACCACATAAAAACAACAACAttaattatgttcatcaaccaACACCCCTCCATTCCaccaaaaaaaagaagagatcCGAAACGTCAGAAGACCGAGGGGTATCGTGCAACAGATGTAGACCCAACATCAGTAGTCGTGACAAATTCTCCGTGGTTCCACTTGACACAACAACCACCGCCGGGCGTCTTTCCATCACCAGCCCAAACGCTTTATTCAAGTCCATATTCTCTTCTAttaatgttgttaaaaaaagCCCCgcctcatcatcttcttcttcttcttcttgtaaaTCTGCACATCAAGGTTTGATCACACCCCCTGCTTCGAAATTGGAATGGAAAAACCACCGAGCTGTAGCGGCGGAACTCTCTCAAAAACTCATCCACGCTACCAAGAAACGCGACGAAGCTGTCTTGGAAGCTTCCCGCTTGAAGTCCTCTGTCACCCAACTCGAAAAGAAGCTCAACAAGCTCGAGATTTACTGCCATAATCTGAGATCTGGTCTAGATGACTGCGCTAATCATCATGAGCCAAGAATCAAGATTGGGGACCAGGACCGGGTGATCGAGCACTTTCTAGTGGCGGTGTCCGAATCCAGATCGTCCATGAGACATCTCACCCGTTCCTTAACCCCCCAAACACAAGGACTTTCCGATCGCATACATCAACACCTGCTGCTTCTTCAACCGCCGCCCACTAACCCACGGCTTTTGGTTTTCTACCTTGAAGCCCTTCTCAACAGGGCCTTTTTCCAAGATTTTGAATCCCCGGGCTTTTTAAGATCCGGCCCCAATCGTACTCTTAACCCCATTCATCGCTGCCAGTCCAATTTCGACTCCTTTACCCGTTTAAAGGAGTTGACTTGGGAAGAGGTTTTAAACAAAGGCACCAAACAGTTCAGTGAGGAGTTCAGTAGATTTTGCGACCGCAAAATGAGTGAGGTTGTGACCATCTTGGGGTGGACTCGCCCTTGGCCCGAACCCCTTTTGCAGGCCTTTTTCGGTGCATCTAAAGCCGTGTGGTTGCTTCACTTGTTGGCTAATTCCGTCCACCCGGGCCTGCCTATTTTCAGGGTGGATAAAGGAGTTCCGTTTGATTCGGTTTACATGGAAGATTTTATGGGTGCTGGAGACCAGTCAAAGAAGTCGCCTACGGTTCGGGTCATGGTTGAACCCGGCTTCTACATCTATGGAAATGTGGTCAAGTGCAAAGTCATATGCAGGTATCATAATCACACTGCAGGGTTGACTAATGTTTCTCCAAATACTAACCATTCATAA
- the LOC122609695 gene encoding probable LRR receptor-like serine/threonine-protein kinase IRK: MQDLSCIIMLVLLAAAVVVWPAYGNNGAEVSVLMEMKASLDPENKHLTSWTETGDPCSSESFTGVACNEYLKVANISLQGKGLTGKIPPAISGLKCLSGLYLHYNFLTGGIPKEISTLSELSEMYLNVNNLTGEIPREIGNMSSLQVMDLCCNDLNGSIPSEVGSLNKLSVVGLQHNRLTGPIPYTLGGLAMLKRLDLSYNHLLGPIPNNIPTLHQLEFFDVQNNTLSGSVPTALKRLNTGFNYKNNPDLCGAAFPSLRPCTALDAAMINYPQQQQPFRNNIPQSANITPPHCHQLHCTKSSNLKRVGIITALVTVIAALTVTTFVAIFVHRRRKQKIWSKSETPDHRFSMQHGSSPRKSIGDYSCAWDPTQKSPSCRICVEFEDSESTSLQKFNMEEIESATNYFCDASLLGRSKFSAVYKGALRDRSVVAIKSVSVTSCKADEAEFTKGLSLLTSLKHENLARLRGFCCSKSRGECYLVYDFASRGNLSDYLDVEDDDGSRRRHILDWPTRVSIINGIAKGLAYLHQSEGEKPTIVHRNISMDKILIDQQYNPLITDAGLLKLLADDIVFSALKVSAALGYMAPEYITTGKFTEKSDVYAFGVVILQILSGKSNLTGSIKSAATDGRFKDFIDKNLEGKFSLVEAEKLTKLGLICVDEAPENRLTMEAAVRELTYTF; this comes from the exons atgcaAGATCTATCTTGTATAATTATGCTGGTTTTGTTGGCAGCAGCAGTAGTGGTATGGCCAGCATATGGAAATAATGGTGCAGAAGTGAGTGTTCTTATGGAGATGAAGGCATCTCTAGACCCGGAAAACAAGCATCTGACATCATGGACCGAAACCGGGGACCCTTGCAGCAGTGAGTCGTTCACGGGTGTGGCTTGTAATGAGTATCTAAAAGTGGCTAACATCTCGCTGCAGGGCAAAGGCCTGACTGGGAAGATACCTCCGGCTATTTCTGGTCTCAAGTGCCTGTCGGGTTTATACCTTCATTACAACTTTCTGACAGGAGGCATCCCAAAGGAAATTTCCACTCTCTCCGAGCTTTCGGAAATGTATCTCAACGTTAACAATCTCACCGGAGAAATTCCCAGGGAGATTGGCAACATGAGTAGCCTACAAG TTATGGACTTGTGTTGCAACGATCTGAATGGAAGCATACCATCGGAGGTCGGGAGTTTAAACAAGTTGAGCGTCGTAGGTCTGCAACACAACCGATTGACGGGTCCAATCCCCTACACCCTTGGGGGGTTGGCCATGTTGAAAAGGCTGGACCTCAGCTATAACCACCTCCTCGGTCCCATTCCTAATAACATTCCCACCCTCCACCAATTGGAATTCTTTGATGTTCAAAACAACACCCTCTCGGGCTCTGTTCCAACCG CTTTGAAGCGATTGAACACCGGGTTCAACTACAAGAACAATCCTGATCTATGTGGTGCAGCATTTCCTTCACTCAGACCATGTACCGCCCTCGACGCTGCAATGATCAACTATCCCCAGCAGCAGCAACCATTCAGAAACAACATACCCCAGTCAGCTAACATTACGCCCCCCCACTGCCACCAACTCCACTGCACCAAATCATCCAATCTCAAACGTGTAGGCATCATAACAGCCCTAGTCACAGTCATCGCAGCTTTAACTGTGACCACGTTTGTTGCAATTTTCGTCCACCGAAGGCGCAAACAGAAAATCTGGAGCAAGTCCGAGACTCCCGATCACAGGTTTAGCATGCAACACGGATCCTCCCCCCGTAAAAGCATTGGCGATTACTCTTGCGCTTGGGACCCCACACAAAAATCGCCATCTTGCAGGATTTGTGTGGAATTTGAGGACTCGGAATCAACCTCGCTACAGAAATTCAACATGGAGGAAATCGAGTCGGCTACTAATTACTTCTGTGATGCGAGCTTGCTGGGCAGGAGCAAGTTCTCTGCTGTGTACAAAGGGGCTCTACGAGACAGATCGGTTGTCGCTATAAAGAGCGTCAGTGTCACAAGCTGTAAAGCCGATGAAGCAGAGTTTACCAAAGGGCTGAGCTTGTTAACCTCTTTAAAGCATGAAAACTTAGCCAGGCTTAGAGGGTTTTGTTGCTCAAAATCAAGAGGCGAATGCTATCTGGTATACGATTTTGCATCAAGAGGGAACCTGTCGGACTATCTTgatgttgaagatgatgatggaaGCCGCCGCCGCCATATCCTTGACTGGCCCACAAGGGTTTCCATCATCAATGGCATAGCAAAAG GTCTTGCATACCTACACCAAAGTGAGGGGGAGAAGCCCACGATAGTTCACCGTAACATATCAATGGATAAGATCCTCATCGACCAACAATACAACCCGTTGATCACAGATGCGGGCCTCCTAAAGCTTCTAGCCGATGACATTGTGTTTTctgcactaaaagtgagtgcagCTTTAGGCTACATGGCTCCAGAGTATATTACAACAGGCAAGTTCACAGAAAAGAGTGATGTTTATGCTTTTGGGGTTGTAATTCTTCAGATCCTTTCGGGTAAAAGTAATCTGACAGGGTCAATCAAATCAGCTGCTACAGATGGAAGGTTTAAAGATTTTATTGACAAAAATCTCGAGGGAAAGTTTTCATTAGTAGAAGCCGAAAAGCTGACAAAGTTGGGGCTGATTTGTGTGGATGAGGCTCCTGAGAATAGGCTAACAATGGAAGCTGCGGTTCGAGAACTAACATATACGTTTTAG